A stretch of Vigna radiata var. radiata cultivar VC1973A unplaced genomic scaffold, Vradiata_ver6 scaffold_201, whole genome shotgun sequence DNA encodes these proteins:
- the LOC106754718 gene encoding NAC domain-containing protein 104, with product MEDASFNLPPGFFFSPTDEELVLHFLYCKTSLIPCHPNIIPDLDSRLHPWELNGKALLSGNQYYFFTKVNENRTTENGCWKEIGVTEPIFSTFDKKVGTKKYLVFHIGEAPHVTETNWVMQEYHICSSGFDTASYGSSRRRRKHDQSWSQWVLCRVYEKMRSEGVNCYSDDDDSGSELSWLDEVYLSLDDDLEKFGMPN from the exons ATGGAAGATGCAAGTTTCAACCTTCCTCCTGGTTTTTTCTTCTCTCCAACTGATGAAGAACTTGTTCTTCACTTTCTCTATTGCAAGACTTCTCTTATTCCATGCCATCCCAACATCATTCCAGACCTCGATTCTCGCCTTCATCCTTGGGAACTAAATG GTAAGGCTTTGTTAAGTGGGAATCAGTACTATTTCTTTACCAAAGTGAATGAAAACAGAACAACGGAaaatgggtgttggaaggaaatAGGTGTGACGGAACCtatattttcaacttttgacaAGAAAGTGGGAACGAAGAAGTACTTGGTATTCCACATTGGTGAAGCTCCACATGTTACTGAAACCAACTGGGTAATGCAAGAATATCATATATGTTCTTCTGGGTTTGACACTGCGTCCTATGGAAGTTCTAGGAGAAGACGAAAACAT GATCAAAGTTGGAGCCAGTGGGTTTTGTGCAGAGTGTACGAGAAGATGAGGTCTGAAGGTGTAAACTGCTATAGCGATGACGATGACAGTGGATCAGAGCTTTCATGGTTAGATGAAGTTTATCTGTCGTTGGATGATGATCTGGAAAAATTTGGCATGCCAAATTAG